A region from the Salvia splendens isolate huo1 chromosome 15, SspV2, whole genome shotgun sequence genome encodes:
- the LOC121767177 gene encoding uncharacterized protein LOC121767177 isoform X2, which translates to MTTLICWNMVEPHMPQRVLRQFGIVQPYIPIVDRFHGSDFTKQDRRGKAGRNWVQWHANHIQDWHNRHDTVYVDLEYSMVHVATDEYMDWFRRITVVYLTKPGVHSHEGFHETAASHHYAVETLHKIRHFLREQDMSGRPDLFTISRMVEDGLQICGEAETTDHRPSQRSELDLDMPVRQKAKRRGKKKVGGESSSSRMDTQLVDDSDDDFVAPPPPRSAVRGRHSVSHTGGTGEDFGLSDQQTPPRSSARDDIDLENAVVEDTPPSRIPKTSIGKGIRSLFMRKRRDE; encoded by the exons ATGACAACACTAATCTGCTGGAATATGGTTGAGCCACACATGCCACAGCGGGTGTTGCgacaatttgggattgtccaacctTATATCCCGATTGTCGACCGGTTCCACGGATCTGATTTTACGAAACAGGATCGACGTGGCAAAGCAGGTCGGAACTGGGTTCAGTGGCACGCCAATCATATACAAGATTGGCATAATAGGCACGACACGGTGTATGTTGATTTGGAGTACTCAATGGTGCATGTTGCTACTGATGAGTACATGGACTGGTTTCGCCGGATAACAGTGGTGTACCTAACAAAACCTGGGGTGCATTCTCATGAGGGCTTCCATGAAACGGCGGCCTCTCATCACTACGCG gtggagacccTTCACAAAATACGCCACTTTCTTAGGGAGCAAGACATGTCAGGACGACCGGATTTATTCACCATTTCGAGAATGGTTGAAGATGGCCTCCAGATATGTGGGGAAGCTGAGACGACGGACCACCGTCCTTCACAGCGCTCTGAGCTGGACCTTGACATGCCCGTGCGGCAAAAAGCGAAGCGGCGTGGAAAGAAGAAAGTTGGTGGAGAGTCGTCATcatcaaggatggatactcagttggttgATGATTCTGATGACGATTTTGtggctccacctccaccaagatctgccgTGCGGGGTCGTCACTCAGTCAGCCACACGGGTGGTACAGGAGAAGATTTCGGTCTCAGCGATCAACAAActccacctcggtcttctgCGAGAGACGACATTGATTTAGAGAATGCCGTCGTTGAAGATACTCCTCCATCTAGAATCCCTAAGACCAGCATCGGGAAGGGAATCCGTAGTCTGTTTATGCGTAAAAGGCGAGACGAGTGA
- the LOC121767177 gene encoding uncharacterized protein LOC121767177 isoform X1, translating into MCSRMDWSGLLCKAPGHCIETFRDQFSTMHANQFIWRPYDSRNLPDVCVAGRPIWASMTTLICWNMVEPHMPQRVLRQFGIVQPYIPIVDRFHGSDFTKQDRRGKAGRNWVQWHANHIQDWHNRHDTVYVDLEYSMVHVATDEYMDWFRRITVVYLTKPGVHSHEGFHETAASHHYAVETLHKIRHFLREQDMSGRPDLFTISRMVEDGLQICGEAETTDHRPSQRSELDLDMPVRQKAKRRGKKKVGGESSSSRMDTQLVDDSDDDFVAPPPPRSAVRGRHSVSHTGGTGEDFGLSDQQTPPRSSARDDIDLENAVVEDTPPSRIPKTSIGKGIRSLFMRKRRDE; encoded by the exons ATGTGCAGTCGC atGGACTGGTCGGGCCTCTTATGTAAAGCACCGGGGCATTGCATTGAAACTTTCAGAGATCAGTTCTCAACAATGCATGCCAATCAG tttatttggaggccgtATGATTCGCGAAATCTGCCGGATGTTTGTGttgccggtcgtcctatatgggCGTCGATGACAACACTAATCTGCTGGAATATGGTTGAGCCACACATGCCACAGCGGGTGTTGCgacaatttgggattgtccaacctTATATCCCGATTGTCGACCGGTTCCACGGATCTGATTTTACGAAACAGGATCGACGTGGCAAAGCAGGTCGGAACTGGGTTCAGTGGCACGCCAATCATATACAAGATTGGCATAATAGGCACGACACGGTGTATGTTGATTTGGAGTACTCAATGGTGCATGTTGCTACTGATGAGTACATGGACTGGTTTCGCCGGATAACAGTGGTGTACCTAACAAAACCTGGGGTGCATTCTCATGAGGGCTTCCATGAAACGGCGGCCTCTCATCACTACGCG gtggagacccTTCACAAAATACGCCACTTTCTTAGGGAGCAAGACATGTCAGGACGACCGGATTTATTCACCATTTCGAGAATGGTTGAAGATGGCCTCCAGATATGTGGGGAAGCTGAGACGACGGACCACCGTCCTTCACAGCGCTCTGAGCTGGACCTTGACATGCCCGTGCGGCAAAAAGCGAAGCGGCGTGGAAAGAAGAAAGTTGGTGGAGAGTCGTCATcatcaaggatggatactcagttggttgATGATTCTGATGACGATTTTGtggctccacctccaccaagatctgccgTGCGGGGTCGTCACTCAGTCAGCCACACGGGTGGTACAGGAGAAGATTTCGGTCTCAGCGATCAACAAActccacctcggtcttctgCGAGAGACGACATTGATTTAGAGAATGCCGTCGTTGAAGATACTCCTCCATCTAGAATCCCTAAGACCAGCATCGGGAAGGGAATCCGTAGTCTGTTTATGCGTAAAAGGCGAGACGAGTGA
- the LOC121768927 gene encoding DNA-directed RNA polymerases II, IV and V subunit 8B-like isoform X3, which translates to MANFYFDEIIEVVKIDSQAVYDKVSRINAKSEENGYYLELDVHSELYQMRPKQKYRMLISNTLHMDGSAVTGYFPEGEPKSLAEKFEYVMHGLLYKMAESQEKTDGNDDVKVEVYISFGGLQLMLRGDPLKMRKFKVDQKMFLLLRKI; encoded by the exons ATGGCGAATTTCTACTTTGATGAGATAATCgaagtggtcaagattgataGCCAGGCAGTATATGACAAAG TTTCTAGAATAAATGCAAAGAGTGAAGAAAATGGTTATTATTTGGAATTAGATGTGCACTCTGAGCTGTATCAAATGCGTCCCAAACAGAAATACAGGATGTTGATTTCTAACACTCTGCATATGGATGGTTCAGCCGTTACAGGCTACTTTCCTGAG GGGGAACCAAAATCACTTGCAGAAAAATTTGAGTACGTGATGCATGGTCTTCTGTATAAGATGGCGGAGTCTCAAGAAAAGACTGACGGGAATGATGATGTAAAAGT GGAGGTTTATATTTCGTTTGGAGGACTTCAATTGATGTTAAGAGGTGACCCTCTGAAGATGCGCAAGTTCAAGGTTGATCAAAAAATGTTTCTTCTCTTGAGGAAGATCTGA
- the LOC121768927 gene encoding uncharacterized protein LOC121768927 isoform X1 → MANFYFDEIIEVVKIDSQAVYDKVSRINAKSEENGYYLELDVHSELYQMRPKQKYRMLISNTLHMDGSAVTGYFPEINMPPRRRRGPRVENNVGEQTEGSVGNPPPPPPPPLPQPNEREYIKAFRKENPPKFDGLGEPPKAEAWVRDIERIFEFMGCTDRERLACVTYQLTGPADFWWETKKRTMDPARREALTWEDFKEEVYNKYVPESYRRAKVVEFHTLKQGSMTVTEYDRALCEMTRYAPELVDIDEKMAAKFRSGLRTEIRVAVASRRGIPYSEVLGCALDVEEALPKNERTTNPTPSAPQANFREKRK, encoded by the exons ATGGCGAATTTCTACTTTGATGAGATAATCgaagtggtcaagattgataGCCAGGCAGTATATGACAAAG TTTCTAGAATAAATGCAAAGAGTGAAGAAAATGGTTATTATTTGGAATTAGATGTGCACTCTGAGCTGTATCAAATGCGTCCCAAACAGAAATACAGGATGTTGATTTCTAACACTCTGCATATGGATGGTTCAGCCGTTACAGGCTACTTTCCTGAG ATCAACATGCCCCCGAGACGTAGACGTGGTCCGCGTGTGGAGAACAATGTGGGGGAGCAGACAGAAGGAAGTGTCGGCAatccacccccgcctccaccaccacctctaccccaaccaaacgaAAGGGAGTACATCAAAGCCTTTCGCAAAGAGAACCCACCCAAATTCGACGGGTTGGGAGAGCCCCCGAAGGCGGAGGCATGGGTGCGCGATATTGAGCGTATCTTTGAGTTCATGGGATGCACGGACAGAGAACGCCTGGCCTGCGTGACTTATCAGCTGACAGGACCCgctgacttttggtgggaaacAAAGAAGAGAACCATGGACCCCGCTCGCCGTGAGGCGCTTACTTGGGAGGATTTTAAGGAAGAGGTGTACAACAAGTATGTTCCGGAAAGTTATCGGCGGGCGAAGGTAGTGGAGTTCCACACGTTGAAGCAAGGAAGTATGACGGTCACAGAGTACGACCGCGCCCTATGTGAGATGACTCGCTATGCGCCAGAATTGGTGGATATAGACGAGAAGATGGCTGCGAAGTTCCGTTCTGGCCTTAGGACAGAGATAAGGGTCGCAGTGGCTAGTCGGaggggaattccttattccgaggtgctgggctgtgccttagatgtggaggaagcactgcccaagaatgagaggacAACAAACCCTACCCCATCTGCACCCCAAGCGAACTTTAGAGAAAAGAGGAAATGA
- the LOC121768927 gene encoding uncharacterized protein LOC121768927 isoform X2 — protein sequence MPPRRRRGPRVENNVGEQTEGSVGNPPPPPPPPLPQPNEREYIKAFRKENPPKFDGLGEPPKAEAWVRDIERIFEFMGCTDRERLACVTYQLTGPADFWWETKKRTMDPARREALTWEDFKEEVYNKYVPESYRRAKVVEFHTLKQGSMTVTEYDRALCEMTRYAPELVDIDEKMAAKFRSGLRTEIRVAVASRRGIPYSEVLGCALDVEEALPKNERTTNPTPSAPQANFREKRK from the coding sequence ATGCCCCCGAGACGTAGACGTGGTCCGCGTGTGGAGAACAATGTGGGGGAGCAGACAGAAGGAAGTGTCGGCAatccacccccgcctccaccaccacctctaccccaaccaaacgaAAGGGAGTACATCAAAGCCTTTCGCAAAGAGAACCCACCCAAATTCGACGGGTTGGGAGAGCCCCCGAAGGCGGAGGCATGGGTGCGCGATATTGAGCGTATCTTTGAGTTCATGGGATGCACGGACAGAGAACGCCTGGCCTGCGTGACTTATCAGCTGACAGGACCCgctgacttttggtgggaaacAAAGAAGAGAACCATGGACCCCGCTCGCCGTGAGGCGCTTACTTGGGAGGATTTTAAGGAAGAGGTGTACAACAAGTATGTTCCGGAAAGTTATCGGCGGGCGAAGGTAGTGGAGTTCCACACGTTGAAGCAAGGAAGTATGACGGTCACAGAGTACGACCGCGCCCTATGTGAGATGACTCGCTATGCGCCAGAATTGGTGGATATAGACGAGAAGATGGCTGCGAAGTTCCGTTCTGGCCTTAGGACAGAGATAAGGGTCGCAGTGGCTAGTCGGaggggaattccttattccgaggtgctgggctgtgccttagatgtggaggaagcactgcccaagaatgagaggacAACAAACCCTACCCCATCTGCACCCCAAGCGAACTTTAGAGAAAAGAGGAAATGA
- the LOC121768232 gene encoding putative phospholipid-transporting ATPase 9, with translation MRNGRKRRINFSRIYTFKCARRPSAEEDLSQSQIGRPGFSRVVYCNEPDGLDAGLRTYATNYVRTTKYTPATFLPKALFEQFRRVANFYFLVIGILSFTPLSPYTAVSAIVPLIIVIGATMVKEGIEDWRRNQQDVEVNNRKVKVHEGDGKFKSMQWKDLKVGHIVRVEKDEFFPADLVLLSSSYEDAICYVETMNLDGETNLKIKQALEATSSLNDEEFKDFKAVIKCEDPNANLYSFVGSMELEGAQLPLSPQQLLLRDSKLRNTEYIYGAVIFTGHDTKVIQNSTPPPSKRSNIEKKMDKIVYLLFGVLFTISAIGSIYFGIKTKDDLDGGVKRWYLRPDNADIFFDPDRAPAAAIYHFLTALLLYSYLIPISLYVSIEIVKVLQSIFINQDVSMYYEETDKPAYARTSNLNEELGQVDTILSDKTGTLTCNSMEFIKCSIAGTAYGHGITEVERDMAKRTGSPFTVKGKDVGSPRRSSVKGFNFDDDRIMNGNWLKEPHSDVILKFFRLLAVCHTALPDVDENTGKVTYEAESPDEAAFVIAAREIGFEFFKRTQTSVHVKEWDPVSRERVEWSYKLLNVLEFDSSRKRMSVIVRNEEGKLLLFCKGADSVMFERLAENGREYEKETREHVNEYADTGLRTLILAYRELSEEEYTLFNEKFAEAKNAVSANRQELIDQVTEEIEKDMILLGATAVEDKLQQGVPECIDKLAQAGIKIWVLTGDKMETAINIGYACSLLREGMKHILVSLDTEEITTLEKTGDKNAIAKASKQSVLQQITEGKSQVDNSGSEAFALIIDGKSLAYALDDGVKNLFLDLAISCASVICCRSSPKQKALVTRLVKDGIHKTTLAIGDGANDVGMLQEADIGIGISGVEGMQAVMSSDIAIAQFRFLERLLLVHGHWCYRRISSMICYFFYKNVTFGITLFLYEAHSSFSGQTAYNDWFLSLYNVFFTSLPVIAMGVFDQDVSARLCLKFPLLYQEGVQNSLFSWRRIIGWMLNGVSSAVIIYYFCTRSLNPQGFNKNGKIIDHQILGAVMYTCVVWVVNCQMALVISYFTLIQHIFIWGGVALWYIFLLAYGAMPSNISTTAYKVFVESLAPIPAFYVVTIYVVVSALLPYFVYKAVQMRFFPMYHGMIQWIRYEGRADDPEFCDMVRQRSIRHTTVGFTARSLARTNPLHDRSRNHR, from the exons ATGAGAAACGGCAGAAAAAGGAGAATAAATTTCAGCAGGATCTACACATTCAAATGTGCAAGAAGACCATCAGCAGAAGAAGATCTCTCACAGTCACAGATTGGGAGGCCTGGCTTCTCAAGGGTGGTTTACTGCAACGAGCCGGATGGTTTGGACGCCGGCCTTAGGACATATGCCACTAATTATGTTAGGACAACTAAGTATACTCCTGCAACTTTCTTGCCCAAGGCTTTGTTTGAGCAGTTTAGGAGAGTGGCTAACTTCTATTTTCTTGTCATTGGTATCTTGAGTTTTACCCCTCTTTCGCCCTATACCGCGGTCAGTGCCATAGTTCCCTTGATTATAGTTATTGGAGCAACCATGGTTAAGGAAGGTATTGAGGATTGGCGGCGGAATCAACAG GATGTTGAGGTGAACAACAGAAAGGTGAAGGTACATGAAGGTGATGGGAAGTTTAAGTCAATGCAATGGAAAGATCTGAAAGTCGGGCATATAGTTAGGGTGGAGAAGGATGAATTCTTTCCTGCAGACTTAGTTTTGCTTTCATCAAGTTATGAAGATGCTATTTGCTACGTTGAGACCATGAACCTTGACGGGGAGACAAATTTGAAAATCAAACAAGCATTGGAAGCAACTTCGTCACTAAATGATGAGGAGTTCAAAGATTTCAAGGCTGTTATCAAATGTGAGGATCCTAATGCTAATTTGTACAGTTTTGTTGGAAGTATGGAGTTAGAAGGAGCTCAACTCCCTCTTTCGCCTCAACAGTTGCTACTTAGAGACTCAAAACTCCGTAACACAGAGTACATATACGGAGCTGTTATCTTCACAGGCCACGACACGAAGGTTATCCAGAATTCTACACCTCCTCCTTCCAAGAGAAGCAATATAGAGAAGAAGATGGATAAGATTGTTTACCTTTTGTTTGGTGTTTTATTCACCATCTCCGCAATTGGATCAATCTACTTCGGGATTAAGACTAAAGACGACTTGGATGGCGGAGTCAAAAGGTGGTATCTCAGACCAGATAATGCTGACATATTTTTTGATCCAGATAGGGCACCAGCAGCTGCCATATATCACTTTTTGACAGCCTTGTTACTGTACAGCTACTTGATTCCGATTTCTTTGTATGTGTCAATAGAAATAGTTAAGGTGCTTCAGAGCATATTTATAAATCAAGATGTTAGTATGTACTATGAAGAAACTGACAAACCAGCTTATGCCCGTACCTCAAATCTGAATGAGGAGCTAGGGCAAGTTGATACAATACTTTCAGACAAGACAGGGACGCTAACTTGTAATTCGATGGAGTTTATCAAGTGCTCAATTGCTGGTACTGCATATGGACATGGTATAACAGAAGTGGAAAGGGATATGGCCAAACGAACAGGGTCTCCATTTACGGTGAAAGGAAAGGATGTTGGCAGCCCAAGAAGATCTTCGGTTAAGGGATTCAATTTTGACGATGATAGAATCATGAACGGGAATTGGTTGAAAGAGCCCCATTCGGATGTCATCCTTAAATTCTTCCGCTTGCTGGCAGTCTGCCATACAGCTCTACCCGATGTTGATGAAAACACAGGGAAAGTCACATATGAAGCTGAGTCACCAGATGAGGCTGCCTTTGTCATTGCAGCTAGGGAAATCGGCTTTGAATTCTTCAAAAGAACACAAACAAGCGTTCATGTGAAGGAGTGGGACCCCGTCTCTAGAGAAAGAGTTGAATG GTCATACAAGTTGTTAAATGTTCTAGAATTTGACAGTTCAAGAAAGCGAATGTCCGTGATAGTAAGGAATGAGGAGGGAAAGCTACTATTGTTTTGCAAAGGTGCTGACAG TGTCATGTTTGAGAGGCttgctgaaaatggaagagaATATGAAAAGGAAACCAGGGAACACGTGAATGAGTATGCTGATACAGGCTTGAGGACCCTTATACTTGCTTATAGGGAACTCAGCGAAGAAGAATACACGTTGTTCAATGAAAAATTCGCCGAAGCCAAGAATGCAGTCAGCGCCAATCGTCAGGAACTGATTGATCAAGTGACTGAAGAAATCGAGAAAGATATGATTCTTCTTGGTGCAACAGCCGTAGAGGACAAGCTTCAGCAAGGG GTACCTGAGTGTATCGACAAACTTGCGCAGGCCGGGATCAAAATATGGGTTTTGACTGGGGATAAGATGGAAACTGCAATCAACATTGG GTATGCTTGTAGCTTGCTCAGAGAAGGAATGAAGCATATTCTTGTTAGCTTGGATACAGAAGAGATCACAACATTGGAGAAAACAGGAGATAAGAATGCGATTGCCAAG gCTTCGAAGCAAAGTGTTCTCCAGCAGATCACTGAAGGGAAGAGTCAGGTGGATAACTCGGGATCTGAGGCTTTCGCATTGATCATTGATGGGAAATCTCTTGCATATGCATTAGACGACGGTGTCAAGAATTTGTTTCTTGACCTTGCAATCAGCTGTGCATCTGTAATATGTTGCCGCTCTTCTCCTAAGCAGAAGGCTTTG GTAACAAGACTTGTTAAGGATGGAATACATAAGACTACTCTGGCGATTGGCGATGGAGCTAATGACGTTGGAATGCTGCAAGAAGCAGATATTGGGATCGGAATAAGCGGTGTTGAAGGAATGCAG GCGGTCATGTCGAGTGATATTGCAATTGCTCAGTTCCGATTTTTGGAACGTCTACTTTTGGTGCATGGGCATTGGTGTTACAGAAGGATCTCTTCAATG ATTTGCTACTTTTTCTACAAGAATGTCACTTTTGGTATCACTCTCTTCCTATACGAGGCTCACTCGTCTTTCTCTGGGCAAACCGCGTATAATGATTGGTTTCTGTCCCTTTACAACGTGTTCTTCACCTCATTACCCGTTATTGCCATGGGGGTCTTCGACCAGGACGTTTCTGCTAGACTATGCCTAAAG TTTCCCTTGCTCTACCAAGAAGGTGTGCAGAACTCCCTCTTCAGCTGGCGCCGCATTATTGGTTGGATGCTCAATGGTGTTTCCAGCGCTGTTATCATCTACTACTTCTGCACCAGGTCACTGAACCCTCAGGGATTCAACAAAAACGGAAAGATTATCGATCACCAGATTCTTGGAGCGGTAATGTACACGTGCGTTGTGTGGGTCGTCAACTGCCAGATGGCTCTAGTCATTAGTTACTTCACCTTAATCCAGCATATATTCATCTGGGGTGGAGTTGCTCTGTGGTATATTTTCCTTTTAGCGTACGGAGCTATGCCCTCGAATATCTCCACAACCGCGTATAAGGTGTTTGTGGAGTCTCTGGCCCCAATACCTGCGTTCTACGTGGTAACAATCTACGTTGTCGTCTCAGCTCTCCTGCCTTACTTTGTGTACAAAGCTGTTCAGATGAGGTTCTTCCCAATGTACCATGGAATGATACAGTGGATTAGGTATGAGGGCCGAGCTGATGATCCGGAATTCTGTGACATGGTGAGGCAGAGATCGATAAGACACACGACTGTGGGCTTCACTGCTCGTTCCCTGGCACGGACGAATCCATTGCATGACAGGAGCCGTAATCATCGATAG
- the LOC121768233 gene encoding probable calcium-binding protein CML16 yields MVAFRSIRMAKMESDQLNQLRDIFARFDMDHDGSLTQLELAALLRSIGLKPSGDQIHSLLANMDANGNGSIEFDELVDAILPDINDEVLLNQDQLMEVFRSFDRDGNGYITAAELAGQMAKMGHPLTYRELSDMMQEADSNGDGVISLNEFATILGKSAVEFLGLAEPVSSSS; encoded by the coding sequence ATGGTCGCATTCCGCAGCATCAGAATGGCTAAGATGGAATCCGATCAGCTGAACCAGCTGAGGGACATCTTCGCCCGCTTCGACATGGACCACGACGGCAGCCTCACGCAGCTCGAGCTCGCCGCCCTCCTTCGCTCGATCGGCCTCAAGCCATCCGGCGACCAGATCCACTCCCTCCTCGCCAACATGGACGCCAACGGCAACGGCTCCATCGAATTCGACGAGCTCGTTGACGCGATCCTCCCCGACATCAACGACGAGGTGCTCCTCAACCAGGACCAGCTCATGGAGGTCTTCCGCTCCTTCGATCGCGACGGAAACGGCTACATCACCGCCGCCGAGCTCGCCGGCCAGATGGCGAAGATGGGGCACCCCCTCACCTACCGTGAGCTCAGCGATATGATGCAAGAGGCCGACTCCAACGGCGACGGCGTCATCAGCTTGAATGAATTCGCCACCATTTTGGGGAAATCGGCTGTCGAGTTCCTCGGCCTCGCGGAGCCGGTGTCGTCTTCATCCTAG
- the LOC121767707 gene encoding proline-rich receptor-like protein kinase PERK10, producing MLKHPPPPPSRSPPSHPSTNSSSNTPTFSERLSGEGISVEANLVLSLVFGLLGFLLLVGCCWRWRKRGRNGGYIVPTSSHESDPAFLKFRMSKHTNRSGSSIDIICSPLQDPGGFSRSRTWFSYEELVQATDGFSAQNLLGEGGFGCVYKGTFADGSDVAVKQLKIGGGQGEREFRSEVEIISRIHHRHLVTLVGYCINENRRLLVYEYVPNNNLYFHLHGEGMPVLNWAVRVKIALGAARGIAYLHEDCHPRIIHRDIKSSNILVDSNFEARVSDFGLARLALDTNSHVTTRVMGTFGYMAPEYASSGKLTERSDVYSFGVVLLELITGRKPVDKSRPLEAESLVEYARPLLSQAIVTQDFEKLADPRLEKQYIESEMFRMIEAAAACVRHSFIKRPKMGQVVRALDTMATTDLTNGMRVGESQVFSPRTQSAEIRLFQRMAFGPQDDISSQFFE from the exons ATGCTAAAACATCCACCTCCTCCCCCTTCTCGGTCACCACCATCCCATCCGAGCACCAATAGTTCCAGTAATACACCAACATTTTCAGAGCGTCTTAGTGGTGAGGGCATTAGTGTTGAGGCCAACTTGGTACTTTCTTTAGTATTTGGTTTATTAGGATTTCTTCTCCTGGTTGGATGCTGTTGGAGATGGCGAAAAAGAGGACGCAATGGTGGTTACATTGTGCCGACCTCTTCCCACGAATCAG ATCCTGCATTTTTGAAGTTCCGAATGTCAAAACATACAAACCGAAGTGGCTCTAGCATAGATATCATATGTTCACCCCTTCAAGATCCTGGTGGCTTCAGCAGGTCTAGGACGTGGTTCAGCTATGAAGAACTAGTCCAGGCAACAGATGGATTTTCAGCCCAAAATCTCTTGGGTGAAGGTGGATTTGGGTGTGTGTATAAAGGAACCTTTGCGGATGGTAGTGATGTAGCGGTTAAGCAGTTAAAGATTGGCGGAGGGCAGGGAGAGCGGGAGTTTAGGTCGGAAGTTGAGATAATAAGTCGTATACACCACCGCCATTTGGTTACACTTGTTGGTTATTGCATAAACGAAAACAGAAGGCTGCTTGTATATGAATATGTTCCTAATAATAATCTCTATTTCCACCTTCACG GTGAAGGTATGCCTGTTCTGAATTGGGCTGTACGTGTAAAGATTGCTCTGGGTGCAGCTCGTGGAATAGCTTACCTTCACGAAGACT GCCATCCTCGTATCATCCATAGAGATATAAAGTCATCTAACATCCTTGTAGATAGTAACTTTGAAGCTCGG GTTTCTGATTTTGGATTGGCTAGATTAGCTTTGGATACAAATTCACATGTTACCACACGTGTTATGGGAACATTTGG GTACATGGCTCCTGAATATGCATCTAGTGGCAAGTTGACTGAAAGGTCCGACGTATATTCATTCGGAGTTGTGCTTTTAGAGTTAATTACTGGACGCAAGCCTGTAGATAAATCTCGACCATTAGAGGCTGAGAGCTTAGTTGAATAT GCTCGACCTTTGCTATCTCAAGCAATTGTGACACAAGACTTCGAGAAGTTGGCTGATCCAAGGCTTGAAAAGCAATATATCGAGAGTGAGATGTTTCGGATGATTGAAGCTGCAGCAGCATGCGTGCGCCATTCATTTATCAAGAGACCAAAGATGGGACAG GTGGTGAGGGCATTGGACACGATGGCTACCACAGATCTGACCAACGGAATGAGAGTGGGGGAGAGCCAAGTATTCAGCCCCAGAACGCAGTCTGCAGAAATCCGACTGTTCCAGAGGATGGCGTTTGGCCCTCAAGATGATATTAGTAGCCAATTCTTTGAGTAG